One genomic segment of Mesoterricola silvestris includes these proteins:
- a CDS encoding integron integrase, whose translation MQGLASDETDRPGPAGPRRLLDRVREEIRVRHYSIRTEDTYVDWIRRFILHHGKRHPANMGAAEVKAFLSHLALERKVASATQNQAKAALLFLYKAVLAMDLPWLEGIVQAKPACRLPVVLTPGEVRRILEPMTGVPALFCRLLYGTGMRLLEGLRLRVKDLDFERREVIVRNGKGAKDRITMLPGALLEPMRQHLTLVRNLHSSDLEKGFGAVYLPDALAVKFPSAAKSWGWQWVFPARTCSVDPRSGLERRHHVLPETIQRSIRKAAIAAGLPKPVTPHVLRHSFATHLLQGGYDIRTIQELLGHKDVETTMIYTHVLNRGGRGVASPLDAL comes from the coding sequence ATGCAGGGCCTGGCATCGGATGAGACCGATCGGCCGGGCCCGGCCGGGCCCCGCAGGCTGCTGGACCGGGTTCGGGAGGAAATCCGGGTCCGGCACTACAGCATCCGCACGGAGGATACGTATGTGGATTGGATCCGGCGGTTCATTCTGCATCACGGGAAGCGCCATCCCGCGAACATGGGAGCGGCGGAGGTGAAAGCCTTCCTGAGCCACCTCGCTTTGGAGCGTAAGGTGGCCTCCGCCACCCAGAACCAGGCGAAGGCCGCCCTCCTGTTCCTTTACAAGGCGGTGCTGGCCATGGACCTGCCCTGGCTGGAAGGAATCGTCCAGGCCAAGCCGGCCTGTCGCTTGCCGGTGGTCCTGACGCCGGGTGAGGTGCGCAGGATCCTGGAACCCATGACGGGGGTCCCCGCTCTCTTCTGCAGGCTGCTTTACGGAACGGGGATGCGCCTCCTGGAGGGCCTCCGCCTCCGGGTGAAGGATCTGGATTTCGAGCGGAGGGAGGTGATCGTACGCAATGGCAAGGGCGCCAAGGACCGGATCACCATGCTGCCCGGGGCCCTCCTGGAGCCGATGCGACAACATCTGACCCTTGTGCGGAATCTGCATTCGAGCGACCTGGAAAAGGGATTCGGGGCTGTTTATCTGCCCGATGCGCTGGCCGTCAAATTCCCATCCGCGGCAAAATCCTGGGGATGGCAGTGGGTGTTCCCGGCCCGGACCTGCTCCGTGGATCCGCGGTCCGGCCTGGAACGCAGGCACCATGTGCTGCCGGAAACCATCCAGCGGTCAATCAGGAAGGCGGCCATTGCGGCGGGGCTCCCCAAGCCTGTCACGCCCCATGTCCTCCGCCATAGCTTTGCCACCCACCTGTTGCAGGGCGGCTATGACATCCGCACGATTCAAGAGCTGCTCGGACACAAGGATGTGGAAACCACCATGATCTACACCCATGTCCTCAACCGGGGCGGGAGGGGCGTGGCCAGTCCGCTGGATGCCCTGTGA
- a CDS encoding FAD-dependent oxidoreductase: protein MRDETSKEERTIDPHTQDALDRGLSRRSFLARTTAGAAGLGVLGLTGLAGKPAEAAGPVPTGADAGRGGVPSFFTKPKPIADKDIKATKTYDVIVVGAGAAGVPAALSAAENGAKVAVLQKQPIPVSQGNTGTGIDLEKSDKAGVEALVARIISDNAHRSNPALVRKWAYNSGEAIRWVMDRARQGGSPVVDQGNLLQQGNLKVNGYPLNYVSSFFGPKPYTTGDGMRHLAKTAEKAGVEFFFNMPAAQLVQNAAGDVIGVIARGRDGKYTRFLARKGVILACGDYQNNEAMCAFFMPDLKNFRRKQMDRTGDGHAMAFWAGGVVEPITHSKVMHDFDAGPASMCDMPFLAVNREGKRFVNETAEMSVLGNYLRDRRNAGHYCQIFDSNYMTQAASWPGRLVPPEGLKHYMPEDPGPKKGVFESLVDTHVADTLEELARKLGIDAPTFVATVKRYNEIVASGRDTDFGKAANLLIPVQKAPFYGIHRKVGISAICGGMLVDEESRALDADGKPIKGLYLVGNLGGGFYGAPDYPMTVPGLSLGRCYTFGYLAGRHVARL, encoded by the coding sequence ATGCGTGACGAAACGTCCAAGGAAGAACGAACCATCGATCCCCACACCCAGGACGCGTTGGACCGCGGCCTCTCCCGGCGCAGCTTCCTGGCGCGCACCACGGCGGGCGCCGCCGGCCTCGGCGTGCTCGGCCTGACCGGGCTGGCCGGGAAACCCGCGGAGGCCGCGGGTCCCGTGCCCACGGGCGCCGACGCGGGGCGGGGCGGGGTCCCCTCCTTCTTCACCAAGCCCAAGCCCATCGCGGACAAGGACATCAAGGCCACCAAGACCTACGATGTGATCGTCGTGGGCGCGGGCGCCGCCGGCGTTCCCGCGGCCCTGTCCGCCGCCGAGAACGGCGCCAAGGTGGCGGTCCTCCAGAAGCAGCCCATTCCCGTATCCCAGGGGAACACGGGCACGGGCATCGACCTGGAGAAGAGCGACAAGGCCGGCGTCGAGGCCCTGGTGGCCCGGATCATCAGCGACAACGCCCACCGCTCCAACCCGGCGCTGGTCCGCAAATGGGCCTACAACTCCGGCGAAGCCATCCGGTGGGTCATGGACCGTGCCCGGCAGGGAGGCTCGCCGGTGGTGGACCAGGGCAACCTGCTGCAGCAAGGCAACCTCAAGGTCAACGGCTACCCCCTGAACTACGTGTCCTCGTTCTTCGGGCCCAAGCCCTACACCACGGGCGACGGCATGCGCCACCTGGCCAAGACCGCCGAGAAGGCCGGGGTGGAGTTCTTCTTCAACATGCCCGCGGCCCAGCTGGTGCAGAACGCGGCGGGGGACGTCATCGGCGTCATCGCCCGGGGCCGGGACGGCAAGTACACCAGGTTCCTCGCCCGGAAGGGCGTCATCCTGGCCTGCGGGGACTACCAGAACAACGAGGCCATGTGCGCGTTCTTCATGCCCGACCTGAAGAACTTCCGCCGCAAGCAGATGGACCGCACCGGCGACGGCCACGCCATGGCCTTCTGGGCCGGCGGCGTCGTGGAGCCCATCACCCACTCCAAGGTGATGCACGACTTCGACGCGGGCCCCGCCTCCATGTGCGATATGCCCTTCCTCGCCGTGAACCGCGAAGGCAAGCGCTTCGTGAACGAGACGGCCGAGATGTCGGTCCTGGGCAACTACCTGCGGGACCGCAGGAACGCGGGCCACTACTGCCAGATCTTCGATTCGAACTACATGACCCAGGCCGCGTCCTGGCCGGGGCGCCTGGTCCCCCCCGAGGGGCTCAAGCACTACATGCCCGAGGACCCCGGCCCCAAGAAGGGCGTGTTCGAGTCCCTGGTGGACACCCACGTGGCCGACACCCTGGAGGAGCTGGCCCGCAAGCTGGGGATCGACGCCCCAACCTTCGTGGCGACGGTGAAGCGCTACAACGAGATCGTCGCCTCGGGCCGGGACACGGATTTCGGAAAGGCCGCCAACCTGCTGATTCCCGTCCAGAAGGCGCCCTTCTACGGCATCCACCGCAAGGTCGGGATCTCCGCCATCTGCGGCGGCATGCTGGTGGACGAGGAGAGCCGCGCCCTGGACGCCGACGGAAAGCCCATCAAGGGGCTGTACCTGGTGGGCAACCTGGGCGGCGGCTTCTACGGGGCCCCGGACTATCCCATGACGGTGCCCGGGCTTTCCCTGGGCCGCTGCTACACCTTCGGCTATCTGGCCGGCAGGCATGTCGCGAGGCTGTGA
- a CDS encoding GAF domain-containing hybrid sensor histidine kinase/response regulator — protein sequence MWRSTFDAVPDLLAVLDENRNLLQVNKALLNRLGPGGEALLGRPCHEVFHRSGQPVENCPLHATQVDGQPHDAEVRVEGLGGDYQVRTSPIFDAQGRLRGTVHLARDISDRRLRERGMQQLNRVVQALSRSSQAMARAQDEAGYLGEVCRIVVEDCGCFLAWIGYKMHDPAQSIRPMAWAGFEDGYLSTLNLTWADTERGRGPTGLAMRSGRPHLCRNMDTDPDFEPWRQEARARGYASSLALPLMDGAEVFGVLTVYSAESEAFTEAQVRVLGELADDLAHGILNLRLRESERRAQEALRESTEDLKRLNDELELRVQERTADLVRANEALTARILDRDRALEALRESEERLRHAQKMEAIGTLAGGVAHDFNNLLQVINGYAEMALERLILDHPLRIHLETIQRAGLKGAALTRQLLAFSRKQVLAPEILDLNILFREMETFFQRVVKEDIRLVFDLDPGMGPVKADHGQLEQVIMNLVVNARDAMPKGGTLTLRTGRREGFATFSVADTGEGMTPQVLGRIFEPFYTTKAVGKGTGLGLSTALGIVEQSGGFLEVASAPGLGTTFTVSLPLATELAAKAELVPEPEPGTGTETILLVEDDESVLQLTAHHLRAAGYRVLEAADPAVALELLHVFGDPVHLLLTDVVMPGMGGRELAQAVKCLRPGIRVVFMSGYPDALVGPDEVWTESILISKPFDRAKLLSMVRNALD from the coding sequence GTGTGGCGGAGCACCTTCGATGCGGTGCCGGATCTGCTGGCGGTGCTGGACGAGAACCGGAACCTGCTCCAGGTGAACAAGGCCCTGCTCAACCGGCTGGGGCCGGGGGGGGAGGCGCTGCTGGGGCGGCCCTGCCACGAGGTCTTCCACCGGTCGGGGCAGCCGGTGGAGAACTGTCCGCTGCACGCGACCCAGGTGGACGGGCAGCCCCACGATGCGGAGGTGCGGGTGGAGGGCCTGGGCGGGGACTACCAGGTGCGCACCTCGCCCATCTTCGATGCCCAGGGGCGCCTGCGGGGGACGGTGCACCTGGCCCGGGACATCTCGGACCGGCGGCTCCGGGAGCGGGGCATGCAGCAGCTGAACCGGGTGGTGCAGGCCCTGAGCCGAAGCAGCCAGGCCATGGCCCGGGCCCAGGACGAGGCGGGCTACCTGGGCGAGGTGTGCCGCATCGTGGTGGAGGACTGCGGGTGCTTCCTGGCGTGGATCGGGTACAAGATGCACGATCCGGCACAGTCCATCCGGCCCATGGCCTGGGCTGGATTCGAGGACGGCTACCTTTCGACCCTCAACCTCACCTGGGCCGACACGGAACGGGGCCGCGGGCCCACGGGGCTGGCCATGCGCTCGGGCCGGCCCCATCTCTGCCGGAACATGGACACGGACCCCGATTTCGAACCCTGGCGCCAGGAGGCCCGGGCCCGGGGCTACGCGTCCTCCCTGGCCCTGCCCCTCATGGACGGGGCGGAGGTCTTCGGGGTGCTGACGGTGTATTCGGCGGAATCGGAAGCCTTCACGGAGGCCCAGGTGCGGGTGCTGGGGGAACTGGCCGATGACCTGGCCCACGGCATCCTCAACCTCCGGCTGCGGGAATCGGAGCGGCGCGCCCAGGAGGCCCTGAGGGAGAGCACGGAGGATCTCAAGCGCCTGAACGACGAGCTGGAGCTGCGGGTGCAGGAGCGCACCGCGGACCTGGTGAGGGCCAACGAGGCCCTCACGGCCCGGATCCTGGACCGGGACCGGGCCCTGGAGGCGCTGCGGGAGAGCGAGGAACGGCTGCGCCACGCCCAGAAGATGGAGGCCATCGGCACCCTGGCCGGGGGCGTGGCCCACGACTTCAACAACCTGCTCCAGGTCATCAACGGGTACGCGGAGATGGCCCTGGAGCGCCTGATCCTGGACCACCCCCTGCGCATCCACCTGGAGACGATCCAGAGGGCGGGGCTCAAGGGCGCCGCCCTCACGCGCCAGCTGCTGGCCTTCAGCCGCAAGCAGGTGCTGGCCCCGGAAATCCTCGATCTCAACATCCTCTTCCGGGAAATGGAGACGTTCTTCCAGCGCGTGGTGAAGGAGGACATCCGGCTGGTGTTCGATCTGGATCCCGGGATGGGGCCGGTGAAGGCGGACCACGGGCAGCTGGAGCAGGTGATCATGAACCTGGTGGTCAACGCCCGGGACGCCATGCCCAAGGGGGGCACGCTGACCCTGAGGACCGGACGCCGGGAGGGCTTCGCCACCTTCTCGGTGGCCGACACCGGGGAGGGCATGACGCCCCAGGTGCTGGGACGGATCTTCGAGCCGTTCTACACCACGAAGGCCGTGGGCAAGGGCACCGGCCTGGGCCTGAGCACGGCCCTGGGCATCGTGGAGCAGAGCGGCGGCTTCCTGGAGGTGGCCTCGGCGCCCGGCCTGGGCACGACGTTCACCGTGAGCCTGCCCCTGGCCACGGAGCTTGCGGCCAAGGCCGAGCTTGTCCCGGAACCGGAACCCGGGACGGGAACGGAGACCATCCTGCTGGTGGAGGACGACGAGAGCGTCCTCCAGCTCACCGCGCACCACCTGAGGGCCGCGGGGTACCGCGTCCTGGAGGCGGCGGATCCCGCGGTGGCCCTGGAGCTGCTGCACGTCTTCGGGGACCCGGTCCACCTCCTGCTCACTGACGTGGTGATGCCGGGCATGGGGGGCCGGGAGCTGGCCCAGGCGGTGAAGTGCCTGCGGCCCGGGATCCGGGTGGTCTTCATGTCGGGCTACCCGGACGCGCTGGTGGGGCCGGACGAGGTCTGGACGGAGAGCATCCTGATCTCCAAGCCCTTCGACCGCGCCAAGCTGCTCTCCATGGTGCGCAACGCCCTGGACTAG
- a CDS encoding GNAT family N-acetyltransferase, whose amino-acid sequence MGNVEPPAIRSLKRSDYAQWRPLWDGYNAFYGRIGATALPEEITASTWNKFFDPSEPVHALVAEDAGQIVGMVHYLFHRSTTRLNDVCYLQDLFTAESCRGRGIAGQLIRAVYAAAAAAGSSRVYWQTHNTNRSGRAAYDKLAEHLGSIVYTHDL is encoded by the coding sequence ATGGGTAATGTAGAGCCTCCTGCTATCCGCTCCCTCAAGCGTTCCGACTATGCCCAATGGCGCCCCCTCTGGGATGGTTACAACGCTTTCTACGGCCGCATCGGCGCCACCGCCCTGCCCGAGGAAATCACTGCATCCACATGGAACAAGTTTTTCGATCCGTCGGAACCCGTGCATGCGCTGGTGGCCGAGGACGCTGGCCAGATTGTCGGCATGGTTCATTACCTGTTTCACCGCAGCACGACACGATTGAACGACGTCTGCTACTTGCAGGATCTGTTCACCGCCGAGTCGTGCCGGGGTCGGGGTATTGCAGGGCAACTCATCCGCGCGGTGTATGCCGCTGCGGCCGCGGCTGGCAGTTCCAGGGTCTACTGGCAAACCCATAACACCAACCGTTCCGGTCGAGCGGCATACGACAAATTAGCCGAGCACCTTGGCTCCATCGTCTACACGCATGACCTTTGA
- a CDS encoding DUF5991 domain-containing protein, whose amino-acid sequence MKWEFVETWKGLSNQPVMVAYEVRLLFVDGEPRAEIDIDGHMVLCRVLASVLGTEKGLKFFFLRNREEHVLPIFKPGDLLFEIRKERGRILTHWASLQPTFDENCKPGSYFKPAK is encoded by the coding sequence ATGAAATGGGAATTCGTGGAGACTTGGAAGGGGTTGTCCAATCAACCAGTAATGGTGGCATATGAGGTTCGACTCCTATTCGTCGATGGCGAACCTCGAGCCGAGATCGATATCGATGGGCACATGGTGTTATGTAGAGTGCTTGCCTCCGTGCTAGGCACTGAGAAGGGGCTAAAATTCTTCTTCCTTCGAAACCGAGAAGAACATGTCCTGCCAATTTTCAAACCCGGAGACCTCCTATTTGAAATCCGCAAAGAACGGGGCCGTATTCTCACTCATTGGGCCAGTTTGCAACCTACCTTTGATGAGAATTGCAAACCAGGTTCTTACTTCAAGCCAGCAAAATAA
- a CDS encoding helix-turn-helix domain-containing protein — protein MLRQNLAPAVSRHLGYSRNTLYRRMEKLGI, from the coding sequence ATGCTTCGCCAGAACCTGGCGCCTGCGGTCTCCCGGCACCTGGGCTACTCCCGCAATACCCTCTACCGGAGGATGGAGAAGTTGGGGATATGA
- a CDS encoding tetratricopeptide repeat protein, with protein sequence MPATASFKEVRDDLAALLRERKRPVGVRFGRRGPAQPDFNRLENAHQLIELIKGGGTGDNIVRLQYDKQKQFEYILLKAVAVVDERIELGPGFAFPFRDVLEGPITVTRLKDGAYPFVIQLQNQLSFRFDAKDLGDAKRMADDLEFLRRHYAGLEEGRAAQSETLAAQYRALKTKPPVSEAQRRFIVQANAYNQMKNYEQALEHYQKALDLEPLSYPAAYFNMALLSAQLGRYRAAMAYMKQYLLLEPEAKDARSGQDKIYEWEIMAGSSR encoded by the coding sequence ATGCCCGCCACCGCCTCCTTCAAGGAGGTGAGGGACGACCTCGCCGCGCTCCTGAGGGAGCGGAAAAGACCGGTGGGCGTCAGATTCGGGAGGCGCGGGCCCGCCCAGCCCGACTTCAACCGCCTGGAGAACGCCCACCAGCTCATCGAGCTCATAAAGGGGGGAGGGACGGGGGACAACATCGTCCGGCTTCAGTACGATAAGCAGAAGCAGTTCGAATACATCCTCCTCAAGGCGGTTGCGGTGGTGGATGAACGGATCGAGCTCGGACCCGGCTTCGCCTTTCCCTTCCGCGACGTCCTGGAGGGGCCGATCACCGTCACCAGGCTCAAGGACGGGGCCTATCCCTTCGTCATCCAGCTCCAGAACCAGCTCTCCTTCCGCTTCGACGCCAAGGACCTGGGCGATGCGAAACGCATGGCTGATGACCTGGAATTCCTGAGGCGGCATTATGCCGGTCTGGAGGAGGGCAGGGCGGCCCAGTCCGAAACCCTGGCCGCCCAGTACCGCGCCCTGAAGACCAAGCCCCCCGTTTCGGAAGCGCAACGAAGATTCATCGTCCAGGCCAACGCCTACAACCAGATGAAGAACTACGAGCAGGCCCTGGAGCATTACCAGAAGGCCCTGGACCTGGAGCCCCTGTCCTACCCGGCGGCTTACTTCAACATGGCTCTGCTTTCGGCCCAACTGGGGCGTTACCGCGCGGCGATGGCGTACATGAAGCAGTACCTGCTGCTGGAGCCCGAGGCCAAGGATGCCCGGAGCGGGCAGGACAAGATCTACGAATGGGAAATCATGGCGGGAAGTTCGCGATGA
- a CDS encoding dihydrofolate reductase family protein — MKTQYYTASSLDGFIATEEDSLDWLFPLGDINETSYPDFIQEVGALAMGSSTYEWMLRHGVEPGTGAPQSWPYAQPTWVFSTRQLEPVPGADIRFVQGEVRRVHDEMRRAAREKNIWIVGGGDLVGQFHDAGLLDEIIVQIGSVTLGKGKPLLPRRIIGASALRLTSVQRFGPGFAELRYEVPARP, encoded by the coding sequence ATGAAGACCCAGTACTACACGGCCTCAAGCCTCGATGGCTTCATCGCCACGGAGGAGGATTCCCTCGACTGGCTGTTCCCGCTCGGCGACATCAACGAAACCAGTTATCCGGACTTCATCCAGGAGGTCGGAGCGCTGGCCATGGGCTCCTCCACCTATGAGTGGATGCTCCGTCATGGTGTCGAACCGGGAACCGGGGCCCCTCAGTCCTGGCCCTACGCTCAGCCAACGTGGGTCTTCTCGACGCGACAGCTCGAACCCGTTCCAGGGGCAGACATCCGGTTCGTTCAGGGCGAGGTTCGGCGGGTCCACGATGAGATGAGACGGGCGGCTCGGGAAAAGAACATCTGGATCGTCGGCGGCGGCGACCTGGTTGGCCAGTTCCATGACGCGGGGCTCCTTGATGAAATCATTGTCCAGATTGGTTCCGTCACGTTGGGCAAGGGCAAGCCGCTCCTTCCCCGCCGAATCATCGGCGCCTCCGCCTTGCGCCTGACCTCCGTCCAACGGTTCGGTCCCGGGTTCGCGGAACTCCGGTACGAGGTCCCCGCGCGCCCTTGA
- a CDS encoding Sec-independent protein translocase subunit TatA/TatB, which translates to MGNLGITEILLIGGAVLLFFGPSRLPELGKGLGKGIQEFKKASLHLTGSIKEAGTPGE; encoded by the coding sequence ATGGGAAACCTAGGCATCACTGAAATCCTCTTGATCGGCGGGGCCGTGCTCCTCTTCTTCGGCCCCTCCCGCCTTCCGGAACTGGGCAAGGGCCTGGGCAAGGGCATCCAGGAATTCAAGAAGGCCAGCCTCCACCTGACGGGTTCCATCAAGGAGGCCGGCACCCCCGGGGAGTGA
- a CDS encoding cytochrome c3 family protein, with protein MRTSLFRKTAFLFLAAAFAVSARPTCVQMAKVKAGDCAACHKDKQVLPAGHVPTRAMTYDGCVACHGAGAGKAAPLRTRIPGSHLHSLRGIRCIQCHDDLKKPAAVSMLKCVECHGDTKALAAKTAAVKPRNPHDNRHYGTEADCNICHHQHAKSTNFCLPCHPFKFIVP; from the coding sequence ATGAGAACATCCCTTTTCAGAAAGACCGCGTTCCTGTTCCTGGCCGCCGCCTTCGCCGTCTCCGCCCGCCCCACCTGCGTCCAGATGGCCAAGGTCAAGGCCGGGGATTGCGCCGCCTGCCACAAGGACAAGCAGGTCCTCCCCGCCGGCCACGTCCCCACCCGGGCCATGACCTACGACGGCTGCGTCGCCTGCCATGGGGCCGGCGCCGGCAAGGCGGCCCCCCTGCGCACCCGGATCCCCGGCAGCCACCTCCACAGCCTGCGGGGCATCCGGTGCATCCAGTGCCACGACGACCTGAAGAAGCCCGCCGCGGTGTCCATGCTCAAATGCGTCGAGTGCCACGGCGACACCAAGGCCCTGGCCGCCAAGACGGCCGCCGTGAAGCCCCGGAACCCCCACGACAACAGGCACTACGGCACCGAGGCCGACTGCAACATCTGCCACCACCAGCATGCCAAGTCGACCAACTTCTGCCTTCCCTGCCACCCGTTCAAGTTCATCGTTCCCTGA
- a CDS encoding DUF2059 domain-containing protein, with the protein MKFTTGLSILFLTALPLMAVEDTEANRLKAAERYLAATPVSELMNDLVEQMGKNQPSEKQAWIKTVMTNCLDMKAIETIMRKSMIKTFTADELNALADFYASPYGKSAMKKFGLYMADAMPETQQEIMKAVEKSKAMIPEPK; encoded by the coding sequence ATGAAATTCACAACAGGGCTCTCAATTCTTTTCCTAACCGCGCTACCGCTCATGGCGGTAGAAGACACTGAGGCAAATCGACTCAAAGCCGCTGAAAGGTATCTTGCGGCAACACCTGTCTCGGAATTGATGAATGATCTGGTAGAGCAAATGGGCAAGAACCAACCTTCCGAAAAGCAAGCTTGGATTAAAACGGTTATGACAAATTGCCTGGACATGAAGGCCATTGAGACAATCATGAGGAAGTCAATGATTAAAACCTTCACCGCAGATGAGTTGAATGCTCTGGCTGACTTCTACGCATCTCCTTACGGGAAGTCCGCTATGAAAAAATTTGGCCTATATATGGCCGATGCAATGCCGGAAACTCAGCAGGAAATCATGAAGGCAGTTGAGAAGTCAAAGGCGATGATCCCAGAGCCAAAATAG
- a CDS encoding YybH family protein: protein MHELESIIHAADQAINREDLDAVVDFYTEDATLVVQPGVNATGKAQIRKAFTAIVEHFNHTLHVRQDKLIVLEGGPTALVLGQADIRFRDAAGLEVRVEREATYVFTRDPQGAWRCAVDNSYGTSLLRS, encoded by the coding sequence ATGCATGAACTCGAGAGCATCATCCACGCCGCTGACCAGGCCATCAACCGGGAGGACCTGGACGCCGTCGTGGATTTCTACACGGAGGACGCCACGCTTGTGGTCCAGCCCGGCGTGAACGCCACGGGCAAGGCGCAGATCCGGAAGGCCTTCACGGCCATCGTGGAGCACTTCAACCACACGTTGCATGTCCGGCAGGACAAGCTGATCGTCCTGGAGGGCGGACCCACGGCGCTGGTCCTGGGCCAGGCGGACATCCGGTTCCGGGATGCCGCAGGCCTGGAGGTCCGGGTGGAGCGGGAGGCCACCTACGTCTTCACCCGGGACCCCCAGGGGGCCTGGCGCTGCGCCGTGGACAACTCCTACGGCACCAGCCTGCTCAGGTCCTGA